The DNA window CAGTTTTTTGGTACATGTTCTTATAGCTATAATCCTTTTATTCTAATAATTATTTATTTTATAATTAATGTTGGCATCCGCATCCGCATTTATGTTTTCTAAAATCAATAACCATACGTCCTTGGATAGTTCCTCTTTCCATTTCATCAAAGATTGCAACTGCATCTTCAACTGGTCTAGTTTGTACAACTGGTACTACTAATCCCATTGCACCAAATTCAAATGCTTCTTTTAAGTCTTCTCTTGTTCCAACTAATGAACCAATAATTTCAATTCCTTTTAATACTGTAGAAACAATTGAAACGTCCATAGTTTCAGAAGGTAATCCAACTGCAACTACTCTTCCTGCAGGTCTTGCTGAATCAATTGCTTGGTTAAATGCAACTTTAGATACAGCTGTAACAACTGAAATATGTGCTCCTAATTCAGTTAATTCCATGATTTTTTTAACTGGATCTTCTTTTAATCCGTTGATTATATAATCAGCACCAACTTCTTTTGCTAAAGCTAATTTGTCATCGTTAATATCTACTGCTATTACACGAGTATTAAATACTTTTTTAGCATATTGAACAGCTAAGTTTCCAAGTCCTCCTGCACCCCATATAACAACCCATTGACCAGGTTGAGGTCTTCCTACTTTAATTGCTTTATATGTAGTAACTCCTGCACATGTAATTGAACTTGCTTGTGCTGGGTCTAATCCTTCAGGAACTTTAACTGCATAATCAGCTGTAACTATACATTCTTCAGCCATTCCACCATCTGCTGAATAACCAGCATTTTTAACTGATTGACATAAAGTTTCATTACCATTTACACAATATTCACATCTTCCGCATCCTTCAAAGAACCATGCGATAGAAACTCTATCCCCAGGAACTAATGAAGTAACTCCTTCAGCAACTTCTCTAACTATTCCTATTCCTTCGTGTCCTAAAACTCTTCCAGAAACTTTTCCAAAATCTCCATGTGCAACGTGTAAATCAGTATGGCAAACACCACAATATTCAACGTCAACTAAAGCTTCTCCTGCTTTAATTGGTCTTAATGTTTTTTCAACTACTTCAACACCAGTTGATTCTTGATTAACTACTACTGCTC is part of the Streptobacillus felis genome and encodes:
- the adhP gene encoding alcohol dehydrogenase AdhP, giving the protein MRAVVVNQESTGVEVVEKTLRPIKAGEALVDVEYCGVCHTDLHVAHGDFGKVSGRVLGHEGIGIVREVAEGVTSLVPGDRVSIAWFFEGCGRCEYCVNGNETLCQSVKNAGYSADGGMAEECIVTADYAVKVPEGLDPAQASSITCAGVTTYKAIKVGRPQPGQWVVIWGAGGLGNLAVQYAKKVFNTRVIAVDINDDKLALAKEVGADYIINGLKEDPVKKIMELTELGAHISVVTAVSKVAFNQAIDSARPAGRVVAVGLPSETMDVSIVSTVLKGIEIIGSLVGTREDLKEAFEFGAMGLVVPVVQTRPVEDAVAIFDEMERGTIQGRMVIDFRKHKCGCGCQH